One Aquarana catesbeiana isolate 2022-GZ linkage group LG04, ASM4218655v1, whole genome shotgun sequence genomic region harbors:
- the LOC141138975 gene encoding low density lipoprotein receptor adapter protein 1-B-like gives MDALKSVGRAILRSPSIARHTRRVTGHQKLPDSWPESQDALLEGAVFHLKYLGMTLVEKPKGEDMAAAAIRRIITMARASSEKFKKVILTVTPHGLDIQEAAGGDRIEYVSIYRISYCTTDKVQNKVFAYVAQNQSNGALECHAFLSPKKKLAQTVTLTVARAFKVALDLWEASREGKEDSPPRLSQGEESADHQPGPVSRISSTFLPYASSSDQMSSVELPCRTLRTLQNGEEEDEDEEYDDLDDAFTSCFMDDGADRMDWQSTAGSTWDPQRL, from the exons ATGGACGCTCTGAAATCTGTCGGTAGGGCCATCCTGAGGAGCCCGAGCATCGCCCGACACACCCGGCGGGTCACCGGACATCAGA AATTGCCAGACAGTTGGCCGGAGTCACAGGATGCCCTCCTAGAAGGAGCCGTCTTTCATCTCAAGTACCTGGGCATGACGCTTGTGGAAAAACCCAAAGGCGAGGACATGGCAGCCGCTGCTATCCGTCGTATTATCACCATG GCACGAGCCAGTTCAGAAAAGTTCAAGAAAGTGATTCTCACGGTGACCCCGCATGGACTTGACATACAGGAGGCGGCCGGCGGTGACAGGATAGAATACGTCTCTATATACAG AATTTCATACTGTACAACAGACAAAGTGCAGAATAAAGTGTTTGCCTATGTGGCCCAGAACCAGTCCAATGGGGCTCTGGAGTGCCACGCCTTCCTGTCCCCCAAGAAAAAGCTG GCTCAGACTGTGACACTGACTGTGGCCCGGGCATTTAAGGTGGCTTTGGATTTATGGGAGGCCTCCAGGGAAG GGAAGGAGGACTCACCCCCCCGACTGAGCCAGGGAGAAGAATCTGCTGATCACCAGCCAG GTCCTGTCAGCCGGATTTCCAGCACATTCTTACCGTATGCCAGTAGTAGTGACCAGATGAGCAGTGTGGAGTTACCATGCCGGACCCTTCGGACGTTACAGAATGGG gaagaagaagatgaagatgaagagtaTGATGATCTGGATGACGCCTTTACAAG CTGCTTTATGGATGATGGAGCAGACAGAATGG ACTGGCAGAGTACGGCAGGTAGCACGTGGGATCCGCAGAGGCTGTGA